One Watersipora subatra chromosome 4, tzWatSuba1.1, whole genome shotgun sequence genomic window carries:
- the LOC137393684 gene encoding neuropeptide-like protein 29 isoform X1, producing MKFLVILVALCLALHQTVASGFGGGFGRGIGGFGGGFGGGFGRGFGGGFGRGFKGGFGRGFGGGFGRGFGGGFGGGFGRGFGGY from the exons ATGAAGTTTTTGGTAATCCTTGTGGCTCTCTGTCTTGCTCTCCACCAAACCGTCGCATCTGGCTTTGG AGGCGGGTTTGGTAGAGGAATTGGTGGATTTGGAGGTGGTTTTGGTGGTGGATTTGGAAGAGGCTTTGGCGGTGGATTTGGACGAGGATTTAAAGGTGGATTTGGACGGGGTTTCGGTGGTGGCTTCGGAAGAGGATTTGGAGGTGGATTTGGAGGTGGATTTGGAAGAGGGTTTGGAGGAT ATTAG